From the genome of Miscanthus floridulus cultivar M001 chromosome 10, ASM1932011v1, whole genome shotgun sequence, one region includes:
- the LOC136485298 gene encoding DJ-1 protein homolog E-like, translated as MAAPRKVLMLCGDYMEDYEAAVPLYALAALGITVDCAAPGKSPGDSCLTAVHDFLGFELYTELTGHRFTITADFAAASADPSCYDALVIPGGRFTEQLSADAAVVDLVAAFAALRRPLVLTCHSQLLLAAAGGLSGGVRCTAFFSLRHVVEMAGGTWVDPEPFGLCVADGHVLSAIGWPAHAQIVAKLLHAMGARVVVDAGRGGGQRVLVLCADYVDDYEANVPFRALAGVGCHVESACPTKRKGESVVTAIYDAGAPAPPGATVTVSEERRGHNFVVTADWADTSADDYDCVVVPGGRAPELLVTHDRAVALVKEFADKGKVVASIGQGHLLLAAAGLLRGKKCASGVPMRVVSRLAGAEAVEAEGAVVDGKLVTAASWMDLAQFVARVLDLLGISVSF; from the exons ATGGCGGCCCCCAGGAAGGTCCTCATGCTCTGCGGCGACTACATGGAGGACTACGAGGCCGCCGTCCCGCTCTACGCCCTCGCCGCCCTCGGCATCACCGTCGACTGCGCCGCGCCCGGCAAGAGCCCCGGCGACTCCTGCCTCACCGCCGTCCACGACTTCCTCGGCTTCGAG CTCTACACGGAGCTCACGGGCCACCGGTTCACGATAACCGCCGACTTCGCGGCGGCGTCAGCGGACCCGTCTTGCTACGACGCGCTCGTGATCCCGGGCGGGCGGTTCACGGAGCAGCTCAGCGCGGACGCGGCCGTCGTGGACCTCGTCGCGGCGTTCGCGGCGCTGCGGAGGCCCCTGGTGCTCACGTGCCACAGCCAGCTCCTGCTCGCCGCGGCCGGCGGGCTCAGCGGCGGGGTGCGCTGCACGGCGTTCTTCAGCTTGCGGCACGTCGTGGAGATGGCGGGGGGCACGTGGGTCGACCCGGAACCCTTCGGGCTTTGCGTCGCCGACGGGCACGTGCTCTCCGCCATCGGATGGCCCGCGCACGCCCAGATCGTCGCCAAGCTCCTCCACGCCATGGGCGCGCGCGTCGTCGTCGACGCCGGACGCGGCGGCGGCCAGCGCGTCCTCGTCCTCTGCGCC GACTACGTCGACGACTACGAGGCGAACGTGCCGTTCCGGGCGCTGGCGGGTGTGGGCTGCCACGTCGAATCCGCGTGCCCGACCAAGCGCAAGGGCGAGTCCGTCGTCACGGCAATCTACGACGCCGGCGCGCCGGCCCCGCCGGGCGCCACGGTCACGGTCAGCGAGGAGAGGCGGGGCCACAACTTCGTCGTGACCGCCGACTGGGCCGACACCAGCGCCGACGACTACGACTGCGTCGTCGTGCCCGGCGGCCGCGCGCCGGAGCTGCTGGTGACGCACGACAGGGCGGTGGCGCTCGTGAAGGAGTTCGCGGACAAGGGCAAGGTGGTGGCCAGCATCGGCCAGGGCCACCTGCTCCTCGCCGCGGCGGGGCTGCTCAGGGGCAAGAAGTGCGCCAGCGGGGTGCCCATGCGGGTCGTCTCCAGGCTGGCTGGCGCCGAGGCCGTGGAGGCCGAGGGGGCGGTCGTTGATGGCAAGCTCGTGACGGCGGCGAGCTGGATGGACCTTGCGCAGTTCGTGGCTCGCGTCCTTgacctcctcggcatctccgtctCGTTCTGA